The following coding sequences lie in one Anaerolineae bacterium genomic window:
- a CDS encoding DUF3795 domain-containing protein, with the protein MTRHNISLTVGLGRAAEHFILKEALIMSMETFLKVRKMGKETKEKRKNEEIDFDYMTAPCGLPCFECYLYLAQFDQGMAETIAGVFNLSPDEIQCKGCRAEEGKCAHHSMECRVY; encoded by the coding sequence ATGACCAGGCATAACATTTCGCTTACAGTCGGACTTGGCAGAGCCGCCGAACATTTCATTTTGAAGGAGGCGCTTATCATGAGCATGGAAACTTTTCTGAAAGTCAGAAAAATGGGAAAAGAAACAAAAGAAAAAAGAAAAAATGAAGAAATAGATTTTGATTATATGACCGCACCCTGTGGATTGCCGTGTTTCGAATGTTATCTTTATTTGGCACAGTTTGACCAAGGAATGGCCGAAACAATAGCAGGTGTCTTTAATCTTTCACCCGATGAAATCCAATGTAAAGGATGCAGGGCTGAAGAGGGTAAATGTGCCCATCATTCCATGGAATGCAGGGTTTATAA
- a CDS encoding Txe/YoeB family addiction module toxin: protein MWQVVFTKHAQKDAKKLSAAGLRPKAENLIEIFLKNPCQNPPPFEKLLGDLSGAFSRRINIQHRLVYQVLDDEKVVKVIRMWTRYE, encoded by the coding sequence ATGTGGCAAGTAGTTTTCACTAAACATGCTCAAAAAGACGCCAAAAAGCTTTCCGCTGCCGGGCTGCGCCCAAAAGCCGAAAATCTGATTGAAATCTTTCTTAAGAATCCTTGCCAGAACCCCCCACCTTTCGAAAAGTTATTAGGTGATTTATCCGGGGCCTTTTCCCGGCGAATTAACATACAGCACCGGTTAGTCTATCAGGTTCTTGATGACGAAAAAGTGGTTAAAGTCATTAGGATGTGGACTCGTTATGAATGA
- a CDS encoding type II toxin-antitoxin system Phd/YefM family antitoxin codes for MPTIAATEARSKLYRLIDEAASSHEPIIIKGKRGSAVLISEDDWRAIQETMYLLNIPGMRESIRGGLATPIEECTQELDW; via the coding sequence ATGCCGACAATAGCAGCTACTGAAGCAAGATCAAAGCTTTATCGACTTATTGACGAAGCAGCCTCTTCTCACGAACCGATTATTATAAAGGGAAAGCGGGGCAGCGCTGTACTTATTTCCGAGGATGACTGGCGCGCTATTCAGGAAACCATGTACCTGCTAAATATTCCTGGTATGCGGGAATCAATTCGGGGAGGGTTAGCCACGCCAATCGAGGAATGCACTCAGGAACTTGACTGGTAA